CGCCGGCCGCTGTACAGGCAGCCGTTATCACACCTGCCCGTGCGGAGAAACCGGATACGGTAAGTCGCCGTCCTGTTACCACACCTGTGGCAATACCAGTGGCTACTGCTGTACCACCTGCACCAACGCCAGCAGTTCCGGCTACTAAACCTCCGATAAAAGACTCTGTGAAGGCGGCGGCCAAACCAGCCGCCACTCCGCTGGTAACCAAGGATAAGGACAGCGCTAAAAAACAGGCTTCTCCTGTTCCTAAACAGACGGAGGCCAGGATCGTACCAGATGACAAGGATACGCCGGCTGTGGCAAAGAAAACGGAGGAGAAACCTGAACCTAAGCCGGTGGCAAAGGAGAAGGAAAAGGAAAAGAAAGAGAAGGATGATGACAAACCTGCCGCTGCCTCCAGCAGTACGGATGAATTCCTGTATAAAGCTGCCATGGTGTATCACCAGCAGGGAGACCTGAATGAGGCCATTTCCCGGTATAAACATCTTTCAGGTAGTACCGGCAGATACGGTGAACTTTCGCGCTACCAGCTGGCCGTATGTTATCGTAGTAAGGGACAAACCGGCAAGGCCCGCCGTATGTTCAAAGAGGTAGTGCGCATGAATGGCAGTATGAAGGACAAAGCCCAGGCGGCCCTTGACAATTTATAGATCGTTCTGCTGAGTGCATCAGCCTCACATATCATACAAGTCCATAGATATCCTGTACAGGGATCTTCTATGGGCTTTTTTAATTGGCCGGCAATTTTTATGGAATCCCGTTGGGTAATGCATCTTAATATTATAAGTATTTTATCTTTATCCAGTGAATTATAAGAATAGTCAGGAATTAACAGATGAGGAACTGCTGGAACGGTTCAAAGCCGATGAGAACAGCAATTGGATAGGCATCCTGTTTGACAGGTATGCAGTGTTGCTGTTGGGTATGTGCATGAAATACCTTAAAAACGAAGAGGATGCGAGAGACAGTGTACAACAGATCTTTTTAAAAGTATTGGCGGACATCAACAAGCATAAGGTCCAGTACTTCCGGGCCTGGATCTACCAGGTGGCCAAAAATCATTGCCTGATGCAGCTGCGTCACAGAAGTCAGATCCGGCAGGAAGAAGTCAGTGAAAAGCATCTCAATGACCCTGCGGAACCTGCAGAAGATAAAGCCAGGTTCGTGGAGAAAGATAACTTGCTGGAAAATATGCAGTCCGCACTGGAGCAATTAAACCCGGAACAGCGTGTCTGTGTCAAACTTTTCTATCTGCAGAAACTATCTTACCAGGATATTACCGATCAAACGGGATATACGTTGTTGCAGGTGAAGAGTTATATTCAGAATGGAAAACGTAACCTGAAACTCCTTTTAGGGAAGCAGGGTTAACGAGGGAGATATGCAGAACAATAATTATCGAGAAAACATTTTATGAACGAAGAATATCAGGATATTTTCACCACGACGACCTGCCCTACGCAACAGCAGCTGCTGGACTATGTACAGGGCCGGCTAACAGGCGAAGCGCTGCATGAAGTGGAACTTCATCTGGCTGATTGTGAAATGTGCAGTGAGGCCGTGGAAGGATTATCTGCCTTTGAACAGAAAGAACAAATTCCCGTATGGTTACGGCAGATGAAATTGCAGATGCTACGTAACCTGCGTACCGGCAAACGCCGTAAACACCAGATCACTTACTTTACACAACTGGGCATCATTGTGATCGTGATCCTGTTCATTTTGCTGGCGGCATTCTGGACGTATCATTTCATATCGAATAAGTAACAATCACCTATATGCGAAAAAAAGTCCCGGCCTTTATGGACCGGGACTTTTTTATGTATCAATATGATTGATTACAGGCTTTCCAGCTTCTTCTTCACTGCTTCTACTTTAGCAGTTTCGTTTTTGATAGCATAGATCTTCTGCAGCGCATACAGACAGCTTTCGTAAGTCTGTTTGTCGCTAGGTTCCAGGCTACCTGCTGCAGAGAAGTTAGCATCCGCTTTCTCGAAGAAAGGCAGTGCCTGATCCATCAGACCAGTTACTTTAGTCTGCAGTTCTTTTGCTTTAGGCGTGTTCAGAGATTTGCTGTCCATTGCATTCAGTTCCTTGTTGAAACCTACTGCACGGTTGAAATAGAGTGCACCTAACTGGAAGTTAGCGGTTGCATCATCAGCTTTCAGTTCGATCGCTTTTTTGTAAGCATTTTCAGCTTTGGTCATCAGCTCATCGTAGTTAGCTGGTTTTGCTGCTTCACCTTTCTCATCCGCACGTGGATTAGCCAGGTTGTCTACACGGATACCGTAGTCCAGTACTGTCTGGAAATCGTTTGGATTTTCAGCGATCTTCTTTTCCAGCATACCCAGTAACTCACTGGTTTTACCGGTTTTGGAGTAGTACAGCATCTCCATATCGTTGAAACGTTTGTCCTTAGGGAACATTACTTTTCCTTCTTCGATAGTTTTAAGCCAGTTAGCGTTATCACCTTTCTCTTCGTAGGTCTGCGCCAGGATCACGTACAGTGCAGGCTCGGCTTTGAACTGAAGGTCAGCAGCCTTTCTCAGGAATGGCAGCGCCTCGTCTTTTTTACCAGCCTGGTTACCAGCGTAACCTGCGTAGAATACCATAGAAGTATCTGTAGGGATAGTACCACCCAGATTTTTACCATTGTAGTAATCAGCTACAGCAAAAGCGTCTTTGAAGTGAACGAACGCTGAATCC
The DNA window shown above is from Chitinophaga agri and carries:
- a CDS encoding tetratricopeptide repeat protein, encoding MSNLENNEKILKIFSNIRCLNRDQLPRYLDGRLTDVEKHLVEQHLVDCDLCFDALQVLQQQQYRDQYQPLAGSMQQFIRNGIKQVSHAHKAERYQRQEQKKESFLIYFWAVAGIAAAAGIIYLIQQQGKFKPAVTKAIASNAAMITTPAATPAAVQAAVITPARAEKPDTVSRRPVTTPVAIPVATAVPPAPTPAVPATKPPIKDSVKAAAKPAATPLVTKDKDSAKKQASPVPKQTEARIVPDDKDTPAVAKKTEEKPEPKPVAKEKEKEKKEKDDDKPAAASSSTDEFLYKAAMVYHQQGDLNEAISRYKHLSGSTGRYGELSRYQLAVCYRSKGQTGKARRMFKEVVRMNGSMKDKAQAALDNL
- a CDS encoding RNA polymerase sigma factor, with translation MNYKNSQELTDEELLERFKADENSNWIGILFDRYAVLLLGMCMKYLKNEEDARDSVQQIFLKVLADINKHKVQYFRAWIYQVAKNHCLMQLRHRSQIRQEEVSEKHLNDPAEPAEDKARFVEKDNLLENMQSALEQLNPEQRVCVKLFYLQKLSYQDITDQTGYTLLQVKSYIQNGKRNLKLLLGKQG
- a CDS encoding anti-sigma factor; this translates as MNEEYQDIFTTTTCPTQQQLLDYVQGRLTGEALHEVELHLADCEMCSEAVEGLSAFEQKEQIPVWLRQMKLQMLRNLRTGKRRKHQITYFTQLGIIVIVILFILLAAFWTYHFISNK
- a CDS encoding tetratricopeptide repeat protein; amino-acid sequence: MKKLLVSFIFCGVGMVAFAQRAKVNSADDALGKKDYDKAKADIQAALENEKTKGEAKTWYVKGKIFEEVATEKKDPVQAMEAFEAYKKALDINAKLPEALLEMNRRMFNLYATIGNAGYGNLNDQKWDSAFVHFKDAFAVADYYNGKNLGGTIPTDTSMVFYAGYAGNQAGKKDEALPFLRKAADLQFKAEPALYVILAQTYEEKGDNANWLKTIEEGKVMFPKDKRFNDMEMLYYSKTGKTSELLGMLEKKIAENPNDFQTVLDYGIRVDNLANPRADEKGEAAKPANYDELMTKAENAYKKAIELKADDATANFQLGALYFNRAVGFNKELNAMDSKSLNTPKAKELQTKVTGLMDQALPFFEKADANFSAAGSLEPSDKQTYESCLYALQKIYAIKNETAKVEAVKKKLESL